The Nomia melanderi isolate GNS246 chromosome 3, iyNomMela1, whole genome shotgun sequence genomic interval gatgaatacacgaagaaaccaaagaaaatatattgttacaattttgataagGATTGCGTCTTGATCATGTTACGCTCGGCAATTGTAGTGTTaagaatgtaaatatattgttcAGAGGGCATTGAAATGAGGCTTAAGCATAGTTATTTGaccaattaaatttattcttcGTTTGGAAGGgaattagtattaaataaaagaatcggTTGTATTTTGATGCTTTGTTTCATCGTCTATTGAGCTTTGGGTCCATTGTATCATAATGACGAGGTACGTGGTCATGGAACTGATCCACTGCAACGGTAAAAAATACGAGATTGGTCACACGCCGTTCTGCATCGAGAATATCGATCATAGAGTAGCGTACGAACCTGTCGTATGAACGAATAGTTCAAAGGAAGTAAATTGCACTTCGTGTCGCCCACTTGGTTGAGCGAGATTTGCAAGGAGAATTGTGATACCTAGAAAGGAAAGAGATCGCCTATTTTAAAGAGATCATGAAATTACgaagaaattgtaaattataaattcgttCGGATCGTAGAGCGTCTGTCATGCATTCTTATCGTTCTTTGACAAAGAGCTGGCAGAAGATCTTGGACTATAAAGGGTAAGAATGAAATCAAATACGAAAAGTGAATGGAACAAATGAAACAGTCATTATCGTACTCCACTGGTACAGTGTATTAAACAGGAATTTAATTACATAAGAATTCAATTAAGTTAAATAAAAGATCTGTTTTAGAATGATCCGCACCTCGTCTTTCAATTCAGTGTCGATGTCATAAATGGAGCACTCGTGGATGATCACTATCACCTTGTTCGCCTAGAAATTGAGAAAGAACCTCTAATAATAGATCGtagaaataatcgaaaaattagCTTCCATTTCAATGAAGTAATAtgtagtaattaaataataataagtgaaataataattatatagaaagaCTCGCCTCTTTGGCAGCGCGTTCGCAAATAGAGGTGACTAAAATGATTTTCGACCACATGTAAAGCGGATCCGGTAACAAACTAAAGACACGAATCTGGAACGTGTCCGAACTTGAGCCGACAAATATCGTGTAAAGATAATACAGAATCGAGCTGAGGTATATCACGACCACAACCGTGTAAACCATGAGCTGCATACCGAATACGTTGTTTACCAGTTTCGTGATCCTGCACAGTTGAAGATGGATGAACCTTTGAGCAGAAAATCATTCTCGTTACACCTCCTCGTCGATTGATTCatcgatattattatattattatacgtcACAATTAGAATAAAGAAAACctcttattttacttttataattaacGTGATTTTACATTAACAATTTTACtcgttcaataaattattacttatgACTGTCGCGTTTGTTTTATAGGAACACCGATCAAGCAGTTTAGGTACAAGTATAATTTAAGCACAGTTTCAGGTACCTGATCTCTTGAATCATTTGGACTCTCTTCACAGCTTGCAACTCGTGCTTCACTGGCGGAATCTTCTCCAATGGAATCACGCGCGTCCGTCGAGTAGAGTATTTAGATATCCATTTGCTCAAATACCTTTGCGTAGGAATTACTCGCGCTAGCTTGTCCTCCGCCATTTTGTTGTCCAGATCCTCCATTTTTATCTGACGACCATCCACGAGGAACTTCTTCAGGAGATCATTCGTTTGCTCGAAGCCAAATTTTAGCCACCTGGTATTATGAGTATCAATAGAGAAATtagtactagaactaccaagcatttaaattaattatttttaatccctTTACAGAAATGGCAAGAGTACACCTGTTTCTTGCTTGTGCGCCCACTTAAAGACCAACAGAGGAATCAGTGTCTTTTGAATTTCAGTTTTTATGGATTAACATTTAGAAGTACTTCACCGTGAAATCGACTTTTTCGAATTTCCGTGTTAACTGGCACGCTGATTCGACAGTGACAACTGAAGATTCTTCTTCTAATAATAGTATTTGCCAAAAGAAAcaccattttttaaataaatctttattaatattattataaatcgtACGAagtataagaaagatagtagaaCAATCGTTACGATGAATCGTGActctttagtttctgctttGTTACGAAAATTGTTTCAACTGCATGAAAGTTTTAACGAGTATTAACTGGACTGTTCTCGACACGAAATCGTTGTCGAAGGCGGAAACAGAGGAAAGGATCACGTACCAGACGTACATCATGAAGTCCAGCATGACCAATCCGCCGATGTTCATCATGTAATTCAACACGATTTGGCTGAGCAACATCCGGAAAACTTGTTTTTCAGCACGTAAGCTAATCATTATGCAATACCCTATTATTATGGTCCAGTTCAAAACCGTAGCAATATTGAACCCTATTGTCCAAATGAGTATGTTGCGATGATTGATGACAACCCCTAGTTTTGTCAGGCTCTCCTCCAAGACCGCGATCCTCCGTTTTAACATCGaaaattcctgaaatcgacaACTGGGAGTACTGTCTCATCACCGGATCAACGACTTTTCGTGTAAACACAAATTTTTCTATCGAAAATTCCGACAATGAAACGAAACACTTGATTTTGacattgaattcaattttttttattaaatttcaattttaaaattcaattcgatttttcgattttatattttttatctcaTTTCGATTAAAATAGACGTTAAAATAGTCCCTGTACCTTTCTCTTGTAAGTAATAATTCTCCTACCTGCGAATGATACCAGGACAGTACAATTATACAGATGAAAGAAAAGAAGCAGCCGAATCCCATGATAACGTAAACCACAACTTTTAGGTTGAGCCGCAGAGTCACTAACCCGAACAAATGGCTGTAATAAACGCTGAAGCCTGTAAAAGCTATCACAAACATTTTATACGAGTAATTTAACAGTGTCGAGTATCGCGTGTCGGAGTCACTGAGATTCCTTAATCCAGTAATGCGATTGAACACGGTGACAATCATGGTCACGTCGTTGAAATTGTTCGTCTTCATTGATTTACCGTTTTCTTATTTACTTGGGAATTTTATCTTCTATCTTCTTCTACTTTTAccttctctttttattttcttaagaattttaTCTTGTACTTCTTCTACTTTTAccttctctttttattttcttaagaattttaTCTTGTACTTCTTCTACTTTTATCTTCGTATTTTCTTAAGGATTTTATCTCCCACTTCTTCTacttttatctttttattttcttaagaattttatctcccacttcttctacttctactttctattttattttcttaaggaTTTTATCTTCCACTTCTTCTACTTTTaccttctattttattttcttaagaattATATCAAAGATCTGCTTCCCCTTTCAATTCTCTTTCATCGAAAAATCTTCACCGCACTGCGTACGTTTTGCTCGATGTCGATCAGGACGACGCAAACGGTTAACGAATTACGACATCAGCGAGTTTGCGTTCTCCTTGGAACTAGTAGCCAGAaagaaacgcgagcgtcgcgtACACTTCGACATAATTGTGACGAGCGGGACGAGTAATTTCATTTGCCTGGAACTCGCGTCTACTTATGGTTATCGGGGAAATGCGATGAACCGGTCGCGTATCAGGATAATTGCGTTCACTCAGCTGATTGCTCGAAAATCGTAGCTGCTGTGTCAGTGTAATCGATTATCAACGCGTACTATGCAAATAGGGAGCAATTTACGACGGCGACTGTTGTATTACAACGATATTTGTTTAATTCGATAATGACAGTGCACGGAAACGTTGTATCGAGCTGTACGGTCGACAGCGAAGGACGGTAGAGAGGTCAGGTTCATTTTTCGCGAAGATCGCCGAGTGAGAAAACTCTAGAGAGTAGGAAAAAGGAACAACAAGAGAATCATTCTTCTCTTGGGATCAGGTTTAAAAACcatttaattgataaaaattaaactttcattGCTTACGAAGATTACAGAGTGAAAGGCTTGTCAAAGTAAGAAATAGAGATCAGAGAAGGTGAGAATGAATCATTTTCTTTGGGCTAGGTTTCAAACCAACGATTGGTATGGATTAAATATCACTTTTTGGGAAGATTACAGAGTAAAAGGCTTGTGGAAGTAAAAAGCAGAAATGAGGAAGGGCGAGAATAAGAGAATCGTTCTTTTTGAGGATAGACTTAAAGGCAATCATGAGTGGACATCAGCAGCATCTGTTGCTTCGATACGGCGACTCTAGTTGAACAAAGTAGAATTGGATTTCATGAATGGACCATTAACCATTGACTGGTGCCACTGTATCAGAACGATAACGTACGTGCTCACGCTGACGATGTTCTGTAACAGTGGAATTCAGAAATCATGGGGAAGAATCTTGGCATTAAAATTCCGTGGATCATTGTGTGAATTCGCATGACAAAAATTTCGACATACCTGGCGTGTAAAATTATCGTTCAGCCGGAAGAAATTGctctcttctttttctatgTTGCTGAGAGACATTTGGAGAAAGAACAAAGTTGTCTGAAAGAGATTAATAAAACGGCGACgagaaattattgttatttgacAAACAGTGGATACCAAAAAGAGGTTCTGAGCTGTTTAGAATATGAAGTTTGGAACAtgtcattatattatttcattagagAAATATCTGAATTTTGGATTGTGACGTCTAATAAAGGCAATTTTGCATCATTCCATTAGAAAAATATCTGAATTATCGATCGTAACGCCTAATGAAGACTGTTTTAGAATATTCTCACCTGATTTCGCAATTCGAGATCACGCTCGTATATGGACCACATATGGACGATTCGTATTATCTTCTTCGCCTGGAAATTCGAACGATAATCAGTAGACTGAGGATTCTGCTGGATTTAGGCGAAATTTGTAAGTGCAGAATTGCATAGAGTGCACGttacacaaaaaatatataaacaaacatttacATAAGACATCCAAAGCGTGGAGGTTTTTGTAATATTGGCTAggagaaagaattttatatgaaacttctatttttttcattgtGTTCCCTAACATTTGCATGAAGATCCGCGGCCTAGCAATCAGCTTGAAAACAATGtatggaaaatgtatttaatatttactaggagaaacaattttctatttcaatccgattttttttaattacgtcCTAAAACATTTGCACGAGGATCAACAGTTTAATAGccaatttaaaaatgatatatggAAAATGACGGTGCTAACAATAGGTGCCAAAGTATTCACCTCTACGATGGTGTTTTGACAAATGTGGCTCACTAGAACAATCCTGCAGTATGAGAATAATGATTGCGCCGTGTAAAGAGCAATTCCTCGGAAGGTAATAATGAATTTGGTATACTGGTCAGTATATTGCTCGTAAGAGAAATACAGAGACGCGATAAACTCCGTCACGGTGACGATTACATGAAGCAGTAACTGTGAATCGAATATTTTGTTCACTGTTTTCATGATTATGCACAGTTCCAAATGGATGTACCTTCGAACAAAAAATTATTCGTCCATTTACcggtttcttaatttatttccgGTAACTTAATGCATTACCTTCCTTTTTTTAAGAGAAACATCGGTCGAAAAACATAATACTTAAACTATTATACAGGTTTCTTATTTTgcgattattgaaattatagagGTATTTGCCTTCAGTTTCtattatttgaacaaaatttaatattttcatttagggTAATTCCAGGTGAGGTGGCTGTGCTGAGATGGTTCTCATAAAATTGTGAATTAATAATGATCCCATTAAAATTGTCAGATATTTTCAATGCTTTTTAGTGGTATAGCGAATCTTGTGCAGAGACCTATTTAATTATCCTTTTTACATAGGTACATTCAtttccataaatatattttactttttgttaggtgtcattaatatttatgatgtacTGCTAATATTTAGATTGATTGATTACCAGGCTGAGAAATTCAGCTAATccaacaattttcatttttcctggGCCAGTTTTCTGTTGGCTTTATTTTCCAGTTCCTGATATTTTCATCGATACAGTTACACTTAGCCAATCAGAGCTATAAGATAGTAAACTAGTTGTAAAATAGTAAATGCAGTTCTCTTTTTGTGCCGGAAAGACGTGCTAGGCGCGTCGGgattttgttacaattattaataaactaccactttgtataaaattattagtaaacaaaattagtgtacatatctgtatataataggTGAAGACAAAATTCAAGTTAAAAAACGGCCATCTGTCCTCGACTTACCCCGCATAATGTAATCGAATGTCACGCAGCAACTTACAAATGCATTATCTTATAGTTTTCAGAAGAAATTACACGCGAATCATTTTAAATGATCAGCAGTTCCAGCATTAAATGCACTAGAATTCTCGAGTACCTGATTTCCTGAAACACGTGGACCTTCTCCGCAATCTCTGACTGACGATTCACGCTCAGACCAACGTTTAATGGAAATACAATGTTTCTGCTGATACAAATTCTTGAAATCCAATCGTTTAAATGATTTCCTGGTAACAGGGTTCGATTTCTTCCGGTATCGGTCGTTCCGTTGTCCAGCTCCTTTACACTTACATTACAATTCTTCTCAATTAATTTCTGCAGCAGGTCGTTCGTTTGTTTGAAGCTGTTCTGTAGCCAACTGATATAAGAAAGTACAAAGCATCGTTAATTGATTGATTAAGGAGTGAACGTAACcgattgtatttattttcttttattcgtgGTATTTAGAACGCACATCATCATTAAAATCAGTCAAAATCGAGTAGTTCAGTGTACTATTTTTTAGATTAGTTCGATTTGCGATAATTCAACGCTTTACCTACTAGATGGctactaacactagaactaccgagcacttgaaGTGACGTTTTCATATCTTAATTGGCTTATTTTTCAGTATAGGTATTACTGAATCAGCTTTTCTAAATCGTTTCTCAAAGAAGTATCTATACATTCTCAGTaactataaaagaagaaatcagtgATGAGTCATTtcgatccatctggtagttatagtgttaacaagctcatcaattatttatgattttatattgtAAGGGGGTTTAATCATTTTCCTTGAGTATAGTTCCCACGAAATCAATGGATTACTCAAGACGCTTTGATGACACTAGATTTCCATTCTGCTATAGAAAGATCGACTAAGAAATCCTCAGGCAATGTTCATTCATTTTCAATGAACTGTCCAGCAATCTGTTGGTAGGAAGTGCGTTAATTACATTGTATCTTTGGAAATACATCACGTACCAAACGTATGTCATGAAATCTAGGAGAATGATTACTCCGACGTTCATTATCGTagtgtagaatatttcaagGATCCACTCATGAAAGGATAGATTTGCTTTGAAGTAAACGATCGCGTAATAAACATTGTAGGCGAACCCCTGGCCCACCCACACGACAATGAACCACACTAACCACAGGAATACATTACGATGATTAACATCGACGCCCAGTTTTGTCAGTTTGCGTTCTACTTGGGCCATCCTCTTTCTCGTCTGCGCCAATTCCTGCAACAACGCAACGTTACATAGAATATTGTGAAAGTGGTGTCGataaaacgaacaaatttgCATGAATTATACGCATTCTAAGCTAACTGCAAACTGCCTGCTGGAATTAGTTAGATGTATTATGCTTTATTAGAGGATTCTGATATAGTTTCGTGTTCAAACTGTGCTCATGGAGCATAAGTTTTAAACGATAGATAGTAGTGTAATGGCGgtgattctttattttatataatttatcaatCACACCAATTGAACGGTACAAGAAGTTGAAAGACAACGCGTTGTCGAGGGAAATGAATGGTACCTTCGCTCTATCGGTAAtatgttaacaataaatatgaTTTTCTTGGTGCTCACCTTATCGTAGCTCAAGTATAATATCCATATAAAAATGCAAGAGACAATGCCCCAGATTATCAGAGATTTGAACATTACACGTGCTATCGGTTCTGCCACAGTTGGCAATGCAAGCAAATGGTGGATTGATTTAAAGATAGAGGTCAATATAATTCCAAATACGGCAATTTTGTAACACAAATTCAAGTATCTCCAGTCTCGTGTGTTGGAATCTTTCAGACTCCTCAGACCTGCCATGCGAGTAAGCACTTTGCTAATCATGGTTGCTTTGTCGAACGTATTTTGCTTCATGATTTTCGTTTCCGCCCCTAAATTTCGAGTAATTCGTGCAATACACGACACCTTACGTTTCTTTCCAATTATACGAGAATGATCAAAGGTCGGATAATCTTCTCCGACAGCACGAAATCGATTTTGCCTTTTCAATTACCTCTTCTTTCAAGGCTTAAACTTTTCTTCGTTAGACTCTTCTCTCTATTCAGTCGACGGATCAACTTTCATTTTTCGACGACAATCATGAAAGTTATGAACAAAGTTGTTTTATTGGAAGAAATTGAAGACAAACCGACAACGAACTAATATCGCGCACGCGTCTGCACAATTGGAGCAGTCCGAGCGATGTGCTCATGCTTGTAACGAAGGGAAAGCAGTTGGTTTGCCTACAGCTCGCTGGTGATTATCGAGGGATCGCGAGACCTGTTGCACTTGAGAAAATTGGATTCAAAGATACAGTCAAGGTGGCATTTTTAAGTGATTTATATTCTCGTAAACAGGAAATAGTTCGATGATAAATTCTTTAATCGTATGAATTGTTTCATTTGGTAATGGCCGTGTATGGAAGTGCTGACCTTACGTTATTGAGAATGTCAGTCATCAAGATACGCACAGCTCGCGTTCATTTTTCATACAAAGTGAAGGGCGCAAGGGAATGTATAACAGTTCGAGACAAGAGGACAGTGTCCATTAAAAGAATCATGTTTTCCATCGAATTCCAACTAGACTGGAAAATAagtatattaaccccttaacttgtacgctcgagttaattcgagcgcgctaaacaggccaaactgtgcaCACTCGACATAATTCGAGCGGCGTTGTGTTTTATGCTGCTATAATTTTTCACACTCGAATATAATcgagaattgaaaataacacTGTGAAAGCAAAGGaaagaaatcgttttattgatatttatcatttacatgggattgtaagctataacacttaatTATTCAAGAGTAAAatgtagcctttttccatggaacaaaagcgcagtatgtcaaaattgatttttttcggttggtttttttcaaaaaaactgtgcgttaaggggttaagtgAGACATGATACTCGCAGTTATCGACTGATTCCATTGTATCAGTATGATAATGTACGAAACAACGCTGCCATTGCGACAAGAAAATTCGCAAATCAGAATCCGCGAATCCTTACGCAGATTCCTAATTCACTGATAGAACTATTTGATTGCGAGTTTACGAATTAGCATTGGAAATGAATTTCCCTGTTCAACGTAAATAGAACATTGCACAAGGTAATCATCTCGGAGACCAATCCGTGATACCAATTTTGCGGGGGACATTGGTgaagtacaattaaaaatatgaaaaatgttaacacgttgaatgccatgccaaccaaatcgaattactgtagttcactcgattaaacaacgattatttgaaatcatttgtacattataaatagtgttacctaatgcggtgacattcagcttgaTAAacgcgtaataataataatacaattcaatcgaatgatttaatattatactttctctGTTTCCTgtagtttgctctatgaaatcgtgcggcattcaacgtgttaaccccttgccctatgatttctttcttaaccatgatcgatacacctactttcttattaataatttattgaaaaaagacgAAAATTTTGAGCATATTCTACGTCCacgtttgctctaaactataatatttaatatcaaaagagtaatattcaaattttgttcgcaaaaattgagtaatatttatgtttattaaattctctttcaaatcttcactacgagtccgACATataattataaggcaaggggttaaatatgtTTCAGGAGAGCTAGTTGTAATGAATCTACGGGTCTCATTGGTTTCCAAGTTACTCCCATGTCCGAAGCTCGCGGCTGTGACAGAGGAGAAAAAATAGAAACGAGAAAGGAAACCGATGAGCCATGAAGTTGGTACTTTCGGACAGTTCTAATCGAATGCCAGTTTCGTTCGACGATAGCCGGTAACGATCGGCAACGCGAAATATTGGCCTCCCAAGGTCGCTGAACGACGACCCTTCCCCACCACGCCGCTTAATCACTCTCTCCCACTCTATTACCCCTAGTCTTCGCTCCGCCCACTTTGCTGGATCCACTGGAGGGAGGAAATCATTGCgcaataatttgaaaaacaaaCACGTGCAAACGATTGTTCCAATAAAATTGAATCATCTAAATAATCTGATGGACTCAATACGTAACTTTAATTTTCCTTCGacgattcaattaattttagagAATATAGTCTGTGACTTGCAAAATGTCCTAAGTAGTAATCACTATGCACTTAATTAAATTCTCATTATATTACTCACAGTGTGTCTCTAAGCCATTGAACAGTCCTGATTTTGTCATATTATCATTAAATCTACTATATTACAACAATTGCTGGCTTTGTCGTCGATTCTCTAATTTCAATcccttttcttataaattcaaaacaGTGTGTCGATCTTTAACAGTTGAAGGGATATATTAcacaaaactgtagaaaacgttttcaaaaaattccaaaaagatTATCTTAGGGGTTAaccgtttgaaattttcatatttggaaaactaagtcgttaacaaatgatttaattactggaatagcaagagatcagcacgtaatttcctatttttctattgttcaagtaattgacATATAATTAAtcttcatctgttgagggttttgagtatttcagagaatcttcgtctgcaaaggggaATATTAAAATCCTGCGGTCCGATTCACTGTTAGTGGAGTGAA includes:
- the LOC143174389 gene encoding uncharacterized protein LOC143174389, with protein sequence MKTNNFNDVTMIVTVFNRITGLRNLSDSDTRYSTLLNYSYKMFVIAFTGFSVYYSHLFGLVTLRLNLKVVVYVIMGFGCFFSFICIIVLSWYHSQEFSMLKRRIAVLEESLTKLGVVINHRNILIWTIGFNIATVLNWTIIIGYCIMISLRAEKQVFRMLLSQIVLNYMMNIGGLVMLDFMMYVWWLKFGFEQTNDLLKKFLVDGRQIKMEDLDNKMAEDKLARVIPTQRYLSKWISKYSTRRTRVIPLEKIPPVKHELQAVKRVQMIQEIRFIHLQLCRITKLVNNVFGMQLMVYTVVVVIYLSSILYYLYTIFVGSSSDTFQIRVFSLLPDPLYMWSKIILVTSICERAAKEANKVIVIIHECSIYDIDTELKDEVSQFSLQISLNQVGDTKCNLLPLNYSFIRQWISSMTTYLVIMIQWTQSSIDDETKHQNTTDSFI